In Armatimonadia bacterium, the following proteins share a genomic window:
- a CDS encoding DMT family transporter, with amino-acid sequence MTVSRGAFVGLVLGSLASVLWGSVNVCARYLVDSRGLDPMFVASVRFCSGALAALGFMILTGRGRDLRAATRELPLLLLLGAIGIFAMGSMVFLSARYTASVNSAVILNANPLFIALLAPLAGERVPWLRRLGVLLGLGGCVLVSLGHATQASASTNDLLGCGFAALGAFFWASYTVMGKGVTQRCGGLASATWSLVGGAVLFLLVVSLTGGARALTLSEAAVGLYLGIGPTAVAMLAWYRALECVDASLLGPTQYLAILGGALLGWLLLGENLTAMLILGAAIIVVGLFLATHEPDRPVE; translated from the coding sequence GTACTTGGTTCCCTCGCGAGCGTTCTGTGGGGGAGCGTCAACGTCTGTGCTCGGTACCTGGTCGACAGTCGCGGTCTCGACCCCATGTTTGTCGCGTCGGTCCGCTTCTGCAGTGGCGCACTGGCCGCCCTCGGTTTCATGATCCTGACCGGTCGCGGACGTGACCTGCGTGCCGCCACCCGCGAGCTGCCACTCCTACTGCTCCTCGGCGCCATCGGCATCTTCGCCATGGGCAGCATGGTGTTCCTGTCCGCCCGCTACACCGCCTCCGTCAACTCGGCGGTGATCCTCAATGCCAATCCTCTCTTCATTGCCCTGCTGGCGCCACTTGCCGGAGAACGGGTGCCCTGGCTGCGACGCCTCGGCGTTCTCCTGGGTCTGGGCGGTTGTGTTCTGGTGAGTCTGGGCCACGCCACGCAGGCCTCGGCGTCCACCAACGACCTCCTCGGCTGCGGCTTTGCCGCTCTGGGGGCCTTCTTCTGGGCTTCCTACACGGTGATGGGGAAGGGCGTGACGCAGCGTTGTGGTGGGCTTGCGAGTGCGACCTGGAGTCTCGTGGGCGGAGCGGTGCTCTTCCTGCTGGTAGTCTCTCTCACCGGCGGCGCCCGAGCGCTCACCCTCTCAGAGGCGGCCGTCGGGCTCTACCTCGGTATCGGCCCCACTGCCGTGGCAATGCTCGCCTGGTACCGAGCTCTCGAGTGCGTCGACGCGAGTCTCCTCGGGCCCACGCAGTACCTCGCGATCCTGGGGGGTGCGCTTCTGGGGTGGCTTCTGCTGGGGGAGAACCTCACTGCAATGCTGATCCTGGGGGCCGCAATCATTGTGGTCGGTCTGTTCCTTGCCACGCATGAGCCGGATCGCCCCGTCGAGTAA